A segment of the Pan paniscus chromosome 9, NHGRI_mPanPan1-v2.0_pri, whole genome shotgun sequence genome:
ctctgaaATGTGTCCGGTGAAGATGTCCCACTAAGGTAAGTTTGACATGGTGTAAGGGAGTTGAAAGGGGTAAACGCGGATAAAGAGCAGATTACTTGACCCTACATTTTAAGAGAAGACGACGCCTTCCGGGCGCACGCCGAGCAGAACTCCACCGACACCTTATCCTTGTCCACATGGAGACAGACTCCTCCCGCCGAGTCGTCCTCTTCCAGCAGGTCCTGCTTCTGCTTTCCCACCGGCAGAGCGTAGTCGTGGTCACCGGCGGGCGAGTCTCTGAAGAGCGAGGTGGTCAGCCGCAGTCCCACGCCGCTCAGCCGGCTCAGCAAGCGAGCCAGTCCAGTCTCGTTGGCTAAGACTGCCCGTAGGTAGCGACTCTCCTCCTGCAGTGCCTGTACGCGTTTGCCCAGCTCCCGATTCTCGGCCCGCAGCTCCTGGTTCTCGGCTGCCAGACCCCGGACTCGACTCTCCAGCCCCATCACGTACTCCTTCTTCTTCAGCCGATTAAGGCGGGCAGCGGCCGCCGCCGCCTTCCGGGGACTCTTTGTCGCCGCCTGGTTGTTGTCGTTACCGCTGCCGCCACCGCCGCCTCCTCCTGGGGACTTTCTCCGCCTCTTTTCGGCGCTGCCActgtcactgctgctgctgcagcctcCGATACCGTTTAACAGCCTTTGCAGCAGGTCAGAGAAGCGCTGCATTTCAGCAGCCGCGGCCTCATCGTCATCGTCCCCTCTCCACAGGCCGCCGCTATCCGAGCCTCCGCCAGACGAGGAGAGAGGCCCCGGCGAGCTAAGCCCGGGGTCCAGGTGCCAGTCCGGTTGCCTGGGGTCCAGGAGATCCGCCAGTTCCAGCCCAGACAGAAAGTCCATATCCTCCGTCTCTTCCCCCGGGAGACTGGCGATcgcctcctcctccatctcctcggGCGAGGGCGCGCGCACGGCCACGCCGCCGCGGCTCCCCCTCCCGGCTTCCAACTCTCCTTCGTCGCCAAACTGCTGCTCGCGGCCGGGAGATCCGGCCGTCGCCGTCTCCTCCTCCCCCGCTGCAGCCCGGGTCAGGTCAGAGGGCAGCGAACAAGTTGCAGCCGGCTCCGGGCTCTCACTACGGGTTGGGGAGTTGCTGCCCGAGGCTGCCAGCAGCTTGGTCAGGCTATGCCTCATGAGGGCCAGCGGCGGGCCGCGGTAGGCCCCGGCCGCTAAGAGTGGGCCTCACGGGCCCCAAGGATCCCAGGCCCCAGGGCGGGTAGCCCCCGGCACTGGCCGAAACGAAATGCAGGGAAAGGTCCGAGTCGCCTCCCAACTCACTTGGCTAGTCGACCCCCCGCGCCAAGGCGCGGGGAGGAACGGGAGAACGAAGCGGTGAGGCCCTGCGATGACTCGACCGCGCCACCCAGACAACGGCGTAGCCGGAAGTCGGTGGTTTTCGCCCCAGCCCCGCCCACCGCGTTTCGCGCGCCACCAGGCCGTAGTGTCGCGAGATTTCAGGGTGCTTTAGCGTGGGAATAATTCCAGCTTTCTGGTGATGTCATAATAACAGCGGCAAAAATAACAACAGTCTCTAGATTTATCCACCCTAATTCAATACCACCCAATACCCAGCCTCAACAGTTCAACacaacattttgctatatttgctttatctttACATAAATgcttgtatattttttttttttttgctgaatcaTCCTAAAGTTGCAGATGAGACACCACACCCCTGCGTACTTCAGTGTGCATCTCTAAAAATAAGGACTTTTTTTCATAATCATAATACTATTACCAAGTCTTCAGAAAATTAACAATCGTTTACTAATACTATTTAATACCTGGGCCATACTAGATGTCCTCAGTTGGATAATGGATATGCTAGTTACCCTAACCTGATCACTACATTCCATATGTATAGAAATATCACTATGTACCCAATGAATATGAcagttattatttgtcaattaaaaaaattaaaaccaaagcaaaatgaaTGTAGAATACAACGTTGCTTACAAAAATTGTCTTCAGTTGTTCTTGCCATTTTTGTAAGTAGATGTTTTCACTTGAGCCAAGATCCAATCAGTACTGACTTACTGCATTTgggtaacaaacaaacaaaaactctgacaaatagagccaggaaaggctaTGAAGAGAGGGTACTCATGCTTGTATGCCTGAAAACAAAGACTGTAAAAACCACAACGTTGCACAAAGACCATCGCGACCTTATACAAAACCTCTGCAAGGATGTCTGCCCAgaaactgcctgtccaacctttaAGTGACGTCACCCTTGTTATTGACCTTTGTAGCtaagataattatttcaaaacaatgtgTAACCAtcctcacttttttttcctttaaaactctTTGTCTTCCTTCGTCTTCCTGAATACAcacatagtttactatggcaTGCGTTTTCCCACTGAAATGCTCCATTCTCAAAacatatcttttattttagagaccttttctgtttgttatttaggttcaCATCCCACAAGGGATCTGAGATTTGAAGCAGTTTACAAGTACATTAGAATatagtaaaacaaaacattttgaatttttaaaaagcaaggccAATAAAAGATGAACTAGGAAGAGAAGGAGTTCTGAAAAGGGAAAAGGTTAATCTTGGAATTGGATGGATGCAATATCTTACTCAGTTGTTTGAATTGGGCTAAAAATTGTTTCCTGACAgcccaaacaaaaaaagagaaatgaattttCCTTTGTTCATGAGTAAAGTATACATGAATTCTTTAACCGCTCTTCTAGTTCTTAAATCTTAAAGAAACTTCTCTATAGGATACTGAATAATGTAGCAGATATCCTCGAGGATAGCTGCTTCTATACAGTATTTCTTAGAGACACAGAAAGCAAGTTCCAGGGAAGTTGAACACTGACAGGTCCCAAATATTGAGAAACGTGCCTGGTACTGCATAggcttcaacaaatatttattgagtgagtgAATAAAGTTTACAGTTTTGACTGAAGCCATAACACTAAAGCTCAACTGAatgaaaacaattatttcaaGGTGTGAAAAAAGTATGACCTGTGGTAtctagaagaataaataaaaggactCCTTGTCCTGCTTAACATTCCATTAGGAAAGATTTTGCCAAAGTACAAGAGCACACAGTTCAAGGTGATATATGTATACTCTGGCCTCCCTTGAGTACAGGTGTTTTGTATGGCTGGTAATCTCATCCAACTGCATTTTCCCCTTAGGCAAAATTCAATATTATTGactgattatattttttaaattacgaaattttgttttaaatacacatgatttggctgggcatggtggctcacacctgtaatcctaccactttgggaggccaaggcaagaggattgcctgagcccaggagttcaagaccagcctgggcaaaatagagagacaccaaccccccaccccccgccgccAACCcccacccactaccatgcctggctaattttttgtacttttagtagaaatggggtttcaccatgttggccaggctggtctcgaactcctggcctcaggtgatctgcccgactcagcctcccaaagtgctgggattgcaggcgcaagccactgcaaCTGCCCAGATTCGCTTTTCTTTGATTATTGGAAGGTTGAATGTTTGTCACATGACCAATTGACATCTAATGCGAATAGGATTTTcacttccctaactcatttttctTTGAAGTAGGGGGAAAATGTTCTTCAGGGAAgatgtttgtcttttttcttcttgatttatgTGAATTCTTTACATTATAAGGAAAACATCCCTTTGTCTCacattttccaactttttttttaaatcattttaccatTTACTAGGGGTGGAGTTGTAAAGCTGCTTCTCAggctgtaatttttaaatagtcaatTTATCAAAGACCAGGctcagcagctcacacctgtaatcccagcactttgggaggccaaggcaggtggagcacttaaggtcaggagttcgagaccagcctggccaacatggtgaaaccctatctctattaaaaatacaaaaaattagaaaaaaaaattagccaggtgtgggggcacatgcctgtaatcccagctacttgggaggctgaggcccgagaatcacttgaaccttggaggcggaagttgcagtaagccaagatcgcgccattgcactccagcctgggagacagagtaagactatgtcaaaaaaaaaaaaaatccacttatcAATTCATTGAAGAATCCATACTTGTCCCACTGACTTCCCAACATGCCATATATTAAATTCTTACATACACTTGGATCTATTTCTGGTctttatctattttattgatcAGTTCTGCAATTCCAGAAGCAAAATCACTCCACTTTTTATTGGAGTTTATATTACATTCTCATATCTCATATGGCAAGTCCCTCTTTGTTACTTGTACTTTCTTAGAATTTTCTAGCTATACTTAAGTATTTATTTCTCCACATAACTTTAGAAGACTTTCCAAGTTCAAAAAAGCTAGAATTTTTATggaaattgcattaaatttattcatttctttcacCTAGTTTTTATGCAAACTTTACCTAGTTTTTATGCAAACTTTGCATAAAATTGATTATTTCTTCCGTTCTATTTCTAAATGGTTATTGTTACTATGTAGGACAGCTATTTGtcttttctgttaaatttttaaCTGACTAGTGCACCAAactttcttgttttaattttcagcttATCTATCcatttttaataattacataACCTTATATATAATAACTAGTTTGCTTCCTGctttgcaattattattattatcttgacTGATAATAAAATAGCACTTCCAGATTCATGTCTAATAATAATGTTTGTAGCCAACTTCCTTATCTTATTCCTGACTTTAACAGGAATGCCTTAACTATCTAGCTATTGATTTGAgattagtatttttattagattAAGAAACATGCTCCTATTTGTATTTTACATGGAGATTTTAACAACATGAATGGCTATTTTATTAAATGACTTGCAGCATGTGTCAGGATTCAACTATACTCCAAGTCTTTGGGGGAAGGAGCCATAAAGCTATGTAAAAACTGTGTGAGGTTCACTAGCTTAAGACAATTGTGAGAGAAGCCTAAACTTTATAACCCTGTACATTGGGTTTTTTATATTGGGGAGGCAGTTTGAAAAACATCTGTTCAGCTTCTCATAGCTAAATAAAGGTTATACAAAACTTGACCCATCTCACGTATCTACATTATTCTGCATCTGTCTAGAATTGCAAGaccaaagcaagaaaataatttattcagtcattctacaaacacacacacacacacactcacacacgatCTACTTTGAGCTAGATCTTGTTATAAGCATTGTGGATATAACGATGGGCAAGGTTGATAAAGTTCTTGTGGAGCCGACTTTGTAATGTGAGAAGATAGCAAATAggaaagttttataaaaatgctaTACAGAGATTTGTTAAAGGGTCACCCAATTGaaaataaatctataattattttagattGGATAGTCAATGGACAATTCTCTGAGGAAATAAGATTTCAGGTGAAAACCTCAATAGTGTgttaagaaataaagacaaaaagttgGAGCAGAGTGGGTAAGAAGAGAAATCATAGGACATGTGTTCGTATACACACTATTTACAACTGAATTAactaaatgttttttgtttgtttgtttgtttgtttgagacagagtctcactctgttgcccaggctagagtgcagtggcacaatctcagctcactgcaacctccgcctcctgggttcaagcgattctcctgcctcagccttccaagtagctgggattacaggtgcctgccaccacacctggctaatttttgtattttttagtagagacggggtttcatcatgttggctaagctggtcttgaactcctgacctcgtgatctgcctgtctcggcctcccaaagtgctgggattacaggtgtgagccatcgtgcccggacTAATTACATGTTGTAAATACACAAGCATTTCATTGGAACTTGAAGGAAGAAAAATCCTGAAAGTTTCTAGCAAGCAtgtaatacaaaatgaaaattaatttcagaCATGTAGAGGGCCATTGATACTTTGTTTCGTATTCTTTATTTCCCCTTAACACTTTAATCCCCCCACAATAAGAtctcaagttctttttttttttttttttttttttgagacggagtctcgctctgtcacccaggctggagtgcagtggtgcaatctctgctcactgcaaactccacctcccgggttcacaccattctcctgcctcagcctaccgagtggctgggactacaggcgcctaccaccacgcccaactaattttttgtaaattagtagagacggggtttcaccatgttagccaggatggtctcgatctcctgacctcatgatcctcccgcctcggccttccaaagtgctggattacaggcatgagccaccgcacccagcctctcaaGTTCTTTAACCATAGATTTTCCAACCATAGGAAAAGAATGTCAACTCATCCCCTGAGACATGCATACATAAATTTTTCAGCTGGAGCACCAGAATACAATGTAGTGTCAATATCTCCATAGATTAGAAGAAGAGGTTGTCAGCTGAGACTGAAGAGGAGGATAGGAATTCATATAGATTAGATTGCGTCCCTCAAAAATGATATGTCATAATCCTAATCCCtagtaccttagaatgtgaccttacttggCAGTAGGATTTTTACAGagataataaagttaaaattagCTTATTAGGGTGGGTTCTAATTCAGCACAACttttgtccttataaaaagaaaacatttgtacaCAGAGACAAACACAAAGGGAAGACAATGGAAAGACACACAGGTAGAGGATAagcatgtgtattagtccattctcacactgctacaaagaactgctcaacactgggtaatttataaagaaaagaggtttaatggactcacagttccacatggctggggaggcttcacaatcatggtggaaggcaaaggaaaagcaaaggcatgtcttacatggcagtaggCAAGACAGCATATGTAGGGGACCTgccctttacaaaaccatcagacctcatgagacttattcactacagTGAAAACAGCATAGaaaaaatctgcccccatgattcaattacctcccactgggtcccttccacaacatgtggggattatgggagctacagttcaagatgacatttgggtggggacacagccaaacaacataattctgctcctggcccctcccaaatctcatgtcctcacatttcaaaaccaatcatgccatCCCAACAGTCCCAcattcagcattaactcaaaagtccacagtccaaagtctcattggAGGCAAgccaagtcccttctgcctataagcctgaaaaatcaaaagcaagttagttacttcctagatacaatgagggtacaggcattgggtaaatacacctatTCCAAATGGCAGAacttgaccaaaacaaaggggctacaggccccatgcaagtccataATCCAGCAAGGCGGTCAAATCTTAAATCTCcataatgatctcctttgactccatgtctcacacccaAGTCACATTGAcacaagaggtgggttcccacggtcttgggcagctccatccctgtggctttgcagggtccAGGCCCCCTCCTGGcagctttcatgggctggcattgactGCGGCTtctccaggtgcacagtgcaagctgttgatagatctaccattctggggtctggaggacggtgaccctcttctcacagctccactaggcagtgccccagtgtggACTCTGTGTGGGCATTCTGAACCCAcacttcccttccacactgccctagcagaggttctccatgggaGCCccgctcctgcagcaaacttatGCCTGGACAGCcaagtgtttccatacatcctctaaaatctcGATGGAGGTtgccaaacctcaattcttgacttctgtgcacccacaggctcaatatCACGTGGAAGccgccaaggcttggggcttgcaccctctgaagccatagcctgagctgtaccttggcctcttttagctACAGCTGGAGCATgcgggatgcagggcaccaagtccctaggctgcacaaagcacggggccctgggccctgcccatgaaaccattttctgttcctaggcctctgggcctgtcatGGGTGGGGCTGCCTCGAAGGTCTCtaaaatgccctggagacattctctccattgtcttggtgattaacatgtTGCTcttcgttacttatgcaaatttctgcagccagcttgaatttctcccaagAAAATGGGTTTTTTCATTCCTACTGCATcaacaggctgcaaattttccaaacttttgtgttgtttcctctTGAattctttgctgcttagaaatttcttctgccagatatcctaaatcatttctctcaagttcaaagttccacagatctctaagaCTTGAATTGTGCTAAAGAATCCACTCCAAGTGGCTCATTCACATGGCTAACTTGTTGGTCATGGAGGGAGGTTTCAGTTCCTCCTCTGTGTGGGCCCATGTGTGAGTGTCTACACTTCACGATGGCTGTCTTCACCTAGAGCAAATGATCCATGAGACCAAGGAAGAAGCACCAatgtcttttatgacctagcctcagaGATGATATACCGTCACTTTTGTAAGATTCTTTTGGTCACATGAGTCAGACCTTATTCATGGTGGGAGAGGACGAGACAAAAATCATTAGACAGCCTACCTTAAGGGGCTGGCTACCACATCCTATAAAGCTAGTGAATGGACATCGAGATGCTGTTACAGAAAAACCCAATGTCTCCACAAGAATATACTTAGCAGCTACAATGGCCAAAGGAGGAAACCAAGGGTCCTTGCCTCATTTGCACCTTCCAAATATGGCTGCAGAGGAGTCTGGCAAATATAGtttgcttttgtgtttctttAGTTTCAGCTTTTACGTTTTTGCAATACAGAAAAGCACATTGAAAGGGGGATTGGAATAGATGAATCCAAGTCTATCAGATCCTCCCCAAAGAGCATGACTTCATGGTACTCAAGCACCAATATACATTTACTGGATTTTCTATAGCAGAGAATTGGAGCAGTGATAGCAGGGAATGGGTTAGTGTTTTTCTGAGTAGATATAGTAGAATGATAAATGTACAGGCATGCCTCGGAGATACTGCAGATTTGATTCCAGACCACCACGATAAAGTGAATATCATAATAAAGTGAGTCATGTGAATGTTCTGGTATCCTAGtgcatataaatgtttacactatactgtagtctactGAGTGTGCAACAGCATTATGTCTTTGAAATGTGCGTAacttaagttaaaaatattttattgctaaaaatgctaaccatcatctgagccttcagtgagtcacaatctttttgctggtggagggtcttgcctcaatgttgatgacTACTGACTCATTAAggtagtggttgctgaaggttggggtgactgtggcatttcttaaaatatgacaATAAAGTTTGCAGCATCAATTGacacttcctttcatgaaagatttctctataGCACGTGATGTTGTTTGATACCATTTTGCCTATGGGAGAACTTCTTTCAGAATTGGAGTCAATTCTCTccaaccctgctgctgctttatcaactgagtttatgtaatattctaaatcctttgttgtcattcaaacaatattcacagcatcttcaccagaaaCAGATTCCATCCCAAGAAACCATCCATTTTTCTTGGCTTATCCATAAGAAGAaattcctcatccattcaagtgaTATCATGAGACTGCagtaattcagtcacatcttccaGCTCCAACTTTAATCCTAGTTCTCTTCTTACTTCTATCACATCTGCAGTTATTTCCTCCACTAAAGTCTTGAATCCTTCTAAGTCATCCATAAAGGATGgaatcctcttccaaacttccaAACAAACGTTCTTAATGGCAtgtagaatggtgaatcctttccaggttttccatttattttgcttagatagatcagaggaatcactgtgtATGGCAGCTTTGCCTTAATGTATTTCTGAAACAATAAGATTTCAAAGTTGAAGTAACTCCTTGATTCATGGcttgcagaatggatgttgtgtaaGCAGGCATAAAAACTTTAATCTCCTTGTAAATCTTAATTACAGCTCTTGAGTAACTAactgcattgtcaatgagcagtaacatttggaaaggaatctttttttctgagcagcagttctcaacagtgggcttaaaatattcagtaaaccacaCTGTAGATAGATatgctgtcattcaggctttgtCATTCCACTTATAGACCACAGttagagtagatttagcataattcttgaaagccctaggatttttggaaggGTAAatatgagcactggcttcaacttaaaagtcaccagctgcattagcccatTAGCCCCTaataagagagtcagcctgtcctttaaaGCTTTGATGCCAGGAATTGACTTCTCTAACTACTAAAGCCTTAGagggcatcttcttccaataaaaGGCCTTTTTGTCCACagtgaaaatctgttgtttagtgtagctaccttcatcaattatctcaGCTGGATCTTCTGGAAAACTTGT
Coding sequences within it:
- the CREBZF gene encoding CREB/ATF bZIP transcription factor isoform X2 codes for the protein MRHSLTKLLAASGSNSPTRSESPEPAATCSLPSDLTRAAAGEEETATAGSPGREQQFGDEGELEAGRGSRGGVAVRAPSPEEMEEEAIASLPGEETEDMDFLSGLELADLLDPRQPDWHLDPGLSSPGPLSSSGGGSDSGGLWRGDDDDEAAAAEMQRFSDLLQRLLNGIGGCSSSSDSGSAEKRRRKSPGGGGGGGSGNDNNQAATKSPRKAAAAAARLNRLKKKEYVMGLESRVRGLAAENQELRAENRELGKRVQALQEESRYLRAVLANETGLARLLSRLSGVGLRLTTSLFRDSPAGDHDYALPVGKQKQDLLEEDDSAGGVCLHVDKDKVSVEFCSACARKASSSLKM
- the CREBZF gene encoding CREB/ATF bZIP transcription factor isoform X1, whose amino-acid sequence is MRHSLTKLLAASGSNSPTRSESPEPAATCSLPSDLTRAAAGEEETATAGSPGREQQFGDEGELEAGRGSRGGVAVRAPSPEEMEEEAIASLPGEETEDMDFLSGLELADLLDPRQPDWHLDPGLSSPGPLSSSGGGSDSGGLWRGDDDDEAAAAEMQRFSDLLQRLLNGIGGCSSSSDSGSAEKRRRKSPGGGGGGGSGNDNNQAATKSPRKAAAAAARLNRLKKKEYVMGLESRVRGLAAENQELRAENRELGKRVQALQEESRYLRAVLANETGLARLLSRLSGVGLRLTTSLFRDSPAGDHDYALPVGKQKQDLLEEDDSAGGVCLHVDKDKVSVEFCSACARKASSSLKIFFFR